Proteins from a single region of Candidatus Methanoperedens sp.:
- a CDS encoding type 1 glutamine amidotransferase: MKALILSADNFEDQELLYPFNRLKEEGIIVKVASLKQGIITGEYGYSINVDMTFNEVDPKDFDMLILPGGKAPEKVRLEKKALDIARHFFRENKLVGAICHGGQTLISAGLIEGRKATCYIGIRDDMKSAGVLYEDKEVVVDGNLITSRHPGDLYAFGRELVKKIHTLL, from the coding sequence TTGAAAGCACTTATATTAAGCGCGGATAATTTTGAAGACCAGGAGCTTTTATACCCGTTTAACAGGTTAAAAGAAGAAGGCATTATTGTGAAGGTTGCATCCTTGAAGCAGGGAATAATTACAGGGGAATATGGTTATTCTATAAATGTGGATATGACATTTAACGAAGTGGACCCGAAAGATTTTGACATGCTAATTCTTCCCGGGGGAAAGGCGCCTGAAAAGGTCAGGCTTGAAAAAAAGGCGCTTGATATCGCAAGACATTTTTTCAGGGAGAATAAACTTGTGGGTGCAATATGTCATGGCGGCCAGACGCTTATTTCAGCAGGATTAATAGAAGGAAGGAAAGCGACGTGCTACATAGGTATCAGGGACGACATGAAATCTGCAGGTGTCCTGTATGAAGATAAGGAAGTTGTTGTGGACGGAAATCTTATCACTTCAAGACATCCGGGCGACCTTTATGCATTTGGTAGAGAACTTGTTAAGAAAATCCATACGCTCCTGTGA
- a CDS encoding polyprenyl synthetase, translating into MRTFQEYLDKKRQEINSHIKLIVENKISDPDVILTLLKGKRMRAGLLLLVFDAVSDRDRDISGALDLACAIELAHSASLILDDMLDGDKERRGQPAAHLTRGHKRAILDVMDILSLPYDIAAHYGELYVHMLAETQRGMVSGVVNELFHASNLQSAEIYDAIITQKTGRLFRLAAMWGCLAARSGGQGISGEMRPYEKEIASFAEYGLGCGKAMQIADDIVDLKKVIDGNKSGLPGPGLLLPGCLNTGINSLLDKEIARSRRTISSINVPYAYREMLLDVPSGIVNMMLGEYWLKREFGEVCQSE; encoded by the coding sequence ATGAGAACCTTTCAGGAATACCTTGATAAAAAAAGACAGGAAATAAACAGTCATATAAAACTCATAGTCGAAAATAAAATATCCGACCCGGATGTAATTTTAACGCTGTTAAAAGGGAAAAGAATGCGTGCCGGGCTGCTTCTTCTTGTTTTTGATGCCGTATCTGACCGGGACAGGGATATATCCGGGGCGCTTGACCTTGCCTGTGCTATTGAACTGGCGCACAGTGCTTCGCTGATCCTGGATGATATGCTGGATGGGGATAAAGAGCGCAGGGGACAGCCGGCAGCGCACCTTACAAGAGGGCACAAAAGGGCTATTCTTGATGTAATGGATATTCTGAGCCTGCCGTATGATATCGCTGCACATTACGGGGAATTGTATGTGCACATGCTGGCAGAAACCCAGAGAGGGATGGTCTCCGGTGTTGTAAATGAGCTGTTCCACGCATCTAACCTGCAGTCGGCTGAAATTTACGATGCTATAATTACCCAGAAGACGGGGAGATTGTTCAGACTGGCAGCTATGTGGGGATGCCTGGCTGCAAGATCAGGCGGCCAGGGGATATCCGGTGAGATGCGTCCGTATGAAAAAGAGATAGCATCTTTTGCAGAATACGGGCTTGGATGTGGAAAAGCAATGCAGATAGCTGATGACATAGTAGATCTGAAAAAAGTGATAGACGGAAATAAATCCGGTCTGCCGGGCCCAGGGTTATTGCTTCCAGGGTGCTTGAATACAGGCATCAACAGCCTTCTTGATAAGGAAATTGCCAGGTCCAGGAGGACGATTTCCTCAATTAATGTACCATATGCATATAGAGAGATGCTGCTTGATGTCCCCTCCGGGATTGTAAATATGATGCTTGGTGAGTACTGGCTAAAAAGAGAGTTCGGGGAAGTATGCCAGAGCGAATAA